A portion of the Leptospira noumeaensis genome contains these proteins:
- a CDS encoding lipoprotein LipL21 — MKKSLIVCASLIAFVVSCGSNDGGRRDATTVGKNGWIFEGWACAPDAAAAKRGESPAEYCKGKEKEFDYLYMKFSARASDKAIKANSVAMKQSTCREAARLQVAGDGLKKILGEYLEQASGVSDGQSTGSVIVSESKGIIKGVGVYDCCSLNNDTGICANVGEPETWEECQCVGYLRYAGGQKALEAKATAAQ, encoded by the coding sequence ATGAAGAAATCGCTTATCGTATGTGCCTCTCTAATCGCATTTGTTGTATCTTGCGGATCCAATGATGGAGGCAGAAGAGACGCTACGACCGTAGGTAAAAATGGTTGGATTTTTGAAGGTTGGGCTTGTGCGCCAGACGCCGCTGCTGCAAAACGTGGTGAAAGCCCTGCTGAGTATTGCAAAGGAAAAGAGAAAGAGTTCGATTATCTTTACATGAAATTTTCTGCACGTGCTTCTGACAAAGCCATCAAAGCTAACTCAGTTGCTATGAAACAATCCACTTGCCGTGAAGCAGCTCGTCTTCAAGTTGCTGGTGATGGTTTGAAAAAAATCTTAGGTGAATACTTAGAACAAGCTTCTGGTGTATCTGATGGTCAATCCACAGGTTCCGTAATTGTTTCTGAATCAAAAGGTATCATCAAAGGTGTTGGAGTTTATGACTGCTGCTCACTTAACAACGATACAGGAATTTGCGCAAATGTTGGCGAACCTGAAACTTGGGAAGAATGTCAGTGTGTTGGATACTTGCGTTATGCGGGTGGACAAAAAGCTCTGGAAGCAAAGGCAACTGCAGCTCAGTAA
- a CDS encoding PilZ domain-containing protein has product MADSKQSIFSDSYSKYGGAKQKRKDARVKLDVPCTVELIKSKNSAVTGHLSDLGTGGLAFQTTAIFYEGDQVKIQFSLHQNPLEIIGTVHRTAGKTTSVIFQPLAAAEHKIVQEFIHKHYFDPKLKK; this is encoded by the coding sequence ATGGCAGATTCTAAGCAGTCAATATTTTCAGATAGTTATAGTAAATATGGTGGAGCAAAACAAAAACGTAAAGATGCAAGGGTAAAATTAGACGTACCTTGTACTGTAGAACTTATTAAATCAAAAAATTCTGCAGTCACTGGACATCTTTCCGATTTAGGAACAGGCGGACTTGCTTTTCAAACAACAGCTATCTTTTACGAAGGGGATCAAGTTAAGATCCAATTTTCTCTTCATCAAAATCCGTTAGAGATCATTGGAACGGTGCACAGAACGGCAGGAAAAACAACTTCGGTGATTTTCCAACCTTTGGCAGCAGCGGAACATAAAATTGTTCAAGAATTCATCCATAAACATTACTTTGATCCAAAACTAAAAAAGTAA
- a CDS encoding LIC10012 family protein, translating into MSRRSFCIFYTLTLVFIAFFPQFISGKEISILPAYISGEVPPVLGTRREAGFELSRLSRHYLKRNFFTEITDPKLVENFLNESEWNEEAELKDQDLYSYCNEWDSHFVVQDQIDFGNPILVKSVIFNCKNQTRQTIQSKLISNFVLAYEKHNDKSFRFLPPRFYEKKNKVAPNYEINVFIDINSSYAYYKKDILKSLTSMYDQDGLFLGVTLVKKDKIVTIPPTKDHIEIKKLMEETGWQGNNQAESILSALQGLKSKISSGKKESRKLFLLLSSAVKDKSGSIIMALNDLRHMEIEPVLLIPNHSELSTIRELQRIGKASNSRVVGITEYQKIGTSEGYEYLYLNQFNVYSSVEELPMPFNWNQSQIKKYDASLVRAAVDVITPYNLYLAYEKISDKRVLEKEEIKTDLEYILRTESNTDQTEKDRFQTVLVESKGEAIWIQLPYDVAVTKGKEYLIQTTFVLDPLSTWGVKNAPAETNLFKINTTYPKTLLVKPSQAKKFLDINKIREFNGYLQGTVSVIKKK; encoded by the coding sequence ATGTCTCGCCGTTCTTTTTGCATTTTCTATACACTAACCCTCGTTTTTATTGCGTTCTTCCCGCAATTTATTTCTGGGAAAGAAATTTCTATTCTTCCCGCCTATATTTCAGGCGAAGTTCCTCCGGTTCTTGGGACACGACGAGAGGCGGGTTTTGAATTGTCGCGTCTTTCACGACACTATTTAAAACGAAATTTTTTTACTGAAATTACGGATCCAAAACTTGTAGAAAATTTTTTAAATGAATCAGAGTGGAACGAAGAGGCAGAGTTAAAAGATCAGGATCTCTATTCATATTGTAATGAATGGGATTCGCATTTTGTGGTACAAGATCAGATTGATTTTGGGAACCCCATTCTCGTTAAATCCGTTATTTTCAATTGTAAAAACCAAACGAGACAAACGATCCAATCCAAACTCATTTCTAATTTTGTATTAGCCTATGAAAAACATAACGATAAAAGTTTTCGATTTTTGCCTCCTCGTTTTTATGAAAAGAAAAACAAAGTTGCTCCCAATTACGAGATAAATGTTTTTATCGATATCAATTCCTCTTATGCCTATTACAAAAAAGACATCTTAAAAAGTTTAACTTCCATGTACGATCAAGATGGATTGTTTTTGGGTGTGACGCTGGTAAAAAAAGATAAAATTGTCACAATCCCGCCAACGAAAGATCATATTGAAATTAAAAAATTGATGGAAGAAACGGGATGGCAAGGTAACAACCAAGCCGAATCAATTCTATCCGCATTACAAGGATTAAAGTCAAAAATTTCCTCTGGAAAAAAAGAATCTAGAAAACTATTTTTATTACTCTCCTCCGCAGTAAAAGATAAATCGGGTTCTATCATCATGGCTTTGAACGATCTGCGTCATATGGAAATTGAACCGGTTCTATTAATTCCAAATCATTCGGAACTAAGCACTATTAGAGAATTACAAAGGATTGGTAAGGCAAGTAATAGCCGAGTTGTAGGTATTACGGAATACCAAAAGATAGGTACTTCCGAAGGATATGAATACCTTTACTTAAACCAATTCAATGTGTATTCTTCGGTGGAAGAATTGCCGATGCCTTTCAACTGGAACCAAAGCCAAATTAAAAAATATGATGCCTCGCTCGTTCGCGCCGCAGTGGATGTGATCACTCCTTATAATCTTTACCTTGCTTACGAAAAAATTTCCGACAAACGTGTATTGGAAAAAGAAGAAATCAAAACCGATTTGGAGTATATACTTCGAACAGAATCGAATACTGATCAAACGGAAAAAGATCGATTTCAAACAGTTCTTGTGGAATCAAAAGGAGAAGCTATTTGGATTCAGTTGCCTTATGATGTGGCTGTTACCAAAGGAAAAGAGTATTTGATCCAAACTACTTTTGTTTTGGATCCGCTTTCTACATGGGGCGTAAAAAATGCCCCAGCAGAAACAAATTTATTTAAAATCAATACAACCTATCCAAAAACGCTTTTGGTAAAACCTTCCCAGGCAAAAAAGTTTTTAGATATAAATAAAATTAGAGAATTTAATGGATATCTGCAAGGGACAGTGAGTGTCATCAAAAAGAAGTAA
- a CDS encoding helix-turn-helix domain-containing protein, translated as MSSKRSKPTSEWISSGSDIQKIRNQWIETSNSNLPMLIIGERGVGKSFWIQKSLEQRNILPDSMIRLDFSYPMPFAESLEKIKSSKQMITILIDRITKAKPEEVLLLQQWWKSEKYEEKSKVNLYWEIHSEELETLNQKNVYADFYDQLKSFRFELPNLKKRISELPLFVSQFLEEANTELGKKITGIEEEFFVFFKNKTFTSNLSELRDMIFALVGFSSGKQLHWKQIPSHFFENQLSDLEVKPGISLETYEKEIIKANLIYTKGNREKAAKLLGISERNLYRKLHEYHLEDLS; from the coding sequence GTGTCATCAAAAAGAAGTAAACCCACTTCAGAATGGATTTCCAGCGGATCTGACATTCAAAAGATTCGTAATCAATGGATCGAAACTTCTAATTCCAACTTACCGATGTTAATCATTGGAGAAAGAGGCGTAGGAAAAAGTTTTTGGATCCAAAAGAGTTTAGAACAAAGAAATATATTACCAGACTCAATGATTCGTTTGGATTTTTCGTATCCAATGCCATTCGCGGAATCTTTGGAAAAAATCAAATCTTCAAAACAAATGATTACCATTTTGATTGATCGTATTACGAAGGCCAAACCGGAAGAAGTTTTGTTATTACAACAATGGTGGAAATCGGAGAAATACGAAGAAAAATCCAAAGTAAATTTATATTGGGAAATTCATTCTGAGGAACTAGAAACTTTAAACCAAAAGAATGTGTATGCAGATTTTTATGATCAGTTAAAGTCTTTTCGCTTTGAACTTCCCAATCTGAAAAAAAGAATATCTGAATTACCATTATTTGTTTCTCAGTTTTTAGAAGAAGCAAACACAGAGCTGGGTAAAAAGATCACAGGTATAGAAGAAGAGTTTTTTGTTTTCTTTAAAAACAAAACCTTTACCTCGAATCTCTCTGAATTACGAGATATGATCTTTGCCCTTGTGGGATTTTCTTCTGGCAAACAATTGCATTGGAAACAGATTCCTTCCCATTTTTTTGAAAACCAACTGTCTGATTTAGAGGTAAAACCAGGGATTAGTTTGGAAACTTATGAAAAGGAAATCATTAAAGCCAATTTGATTTATACGAAAGGAAACAGAGAAAAAGCAGCAAAGTTACTTGGAATTTCTGAAAGAAATTTATATCGCAAATTACATGAATATCATTTGGAAGATCTTTCTTGA
- a CDS encoding tRNA dihydrouridine synthase, with product MITIGGVTIKGDVVLSPMAGISDSPYRQITRRYGSAFAYTEFVSTEQLLMGNTKSLDMFRYLETERPIFFQIFGSDLETVVNASEIAASKKPDVIDLNMGCSVAKVSHHGSGAGLLRNVNLAGAMIEGIRKKTGLPVTAKIRLGWDSNSLNYLETVKVLEGSGVSAISVHGRTKAMAYTGLADWNAIGEIKSKANVPIFGNGDVASFSEALNKKKAYGVDLVLIGRKAIGNPWIFSERPKEEVSWSEIKEVILEHLNLMLNFYPSEDDYALILFRKHFIRYIENTGFPEETKRELLAITNVNQFIDRLESVQIDSKFLETSEIKNENINCETFVSLA from the coding sequence ATGATTACCATCGGGGGAGTGACAATCAAAGGTGATGTTGTTCTTTCTCCGATGGCGGGTATTTCTGACAGTCCTTACAGGCAAATCACAAGACGGTATGGTTCAGCTTTTGCTTACACGGAATTTGTATCCACAGAACAATTGTTAATGGGAAATACAAAGTCGTTGGATATGTTTCGTTATTTAGAAACGGAACGACCCATCTTTTTTCAAATTTTTGGTTCGGATTTAGAAACGGTTGTGAATGCCTCAGAAATTGCTGCTTCTAAAAAACCAGATGTAATAGATTTGAATATGGGATGTTCGGTTGCTAAAGTTTCCCATCACGGCTCAGGTGCTGGTCTTTTAAGAAATGTTAATTTGGCTGGTGCAATGATTGAAGGGATTCGAAAAAAAACGGGTCTTCCGGTGACTGCAAAGATTCGACTCGGTTGGGATTCTAACTCCTTAAATTATTTAGAAACAGTCAAAGTATTGGAAGGATCTGGAGTATCGGCTATTTCCGTTCACGGAAGGACAAAAGCTATGGCTTATACCGGTTTAGCCGATTGGAATGCAATTGGTGAAATCAAATCAAAAGCAAATGTTCCTATTTTCGGAAACGGGGATGTGGCCAGTTTTTCAGAAGCATTGAATAAGAAAAAGGCTTATGGAGTTGATCTTGTTCTGATTGGTCGCAAGGCGATTGGAAACCCTTGGATTTTTTCTGAAAGACCCAAGGAAGAGGTTAGCTGGTCAGAAATCAAAGAAGTCATTTTGGAACATTTAAATTTAATGTTAAATTTTTATCCTTCCGAAGATGATTATGCTTTGATCCTTTTTAGAAAACATTTTATACGATATATAGAAAATACTGGTTTCCCAGAGGAAACAAAAAGAGAACTTTTAGCAATCACAAATGTGAATCAATTTATAGATAGATTAGAGTCCGTGCAAATCGATTCTAAGTTTTTGGAAACAAGCGAAATAAAAAATGAGAATATCAACTGTGAAACATTTGTTAGTCTCGCATAA
- the gyrB gene encoding DNA topoisomerase (ATP-hydrolyzing) subunit B yields MSNQTDPNAYSASKIKILEGLEAVRKRPGMYIGTQDESGLHKMVYEVVDNSVDEAMAGHCTEIDVRILPDHIIEVRDNGRGIPTGIHPDKGKSTIEVVLTILHAGGKFENDAYKVSGGLHGVGVSVVNALSTYLEVEVHQDGKLHYQKYQAGVPIEDVKIIGDTTHRGTVVRFKADDTIFTTVDFSFDTLSARFREIAFLNKGLLIRIEDQRKEEVAKHEFKFDGGIVSFVEYITDAKHPLHKVLHFVGEKENVWAEIALQYCDTYSENIFCFTNAINNNLGGTHLEGFRTALTRTLNDHLKKDQILFKKQPNGLQGDDIKEGLCAVISIKIPQPQFNSQTKEKLVNAEVKGLMQTITGEGLNRFFEENPAVIKKILEKCILASKAREAARRARDLTRRKTVLEGGGLPGKLADCSEKDPEHCELYLVEGDSAGGSAKQGRDRNTQAILPLKGKILNVEKARLDKILSNEEIRTLITVMGTGIGDDEFNIDKLRYKKIIIMTDADVDGSHIRTLLLTFFFRYMKPIIETGSLFVAQPPLYLLKFGREAVYVYSDREKDEILKARSNDKVTIQRYKGLGEMNPEQLWDTTMDPKERVMLQVKLQDFVEAEDTFNILMGDEVSPRRRFIEANSYKVANLDL; encoded by the coding sequence ATGTCCAACCAAACCGATCCAAACGCCTATTCAGCCTCGAAAATTAAGATCCTAGAGGGTCTAGAAGCGGTGCGGAAACGCCCCGGAATGTATATCGGAACCCAAGATGAGTCCGGCCTACATAAGATGGTTTATGAGGTTGTGGATAACTCTGTGGATGAGGCAATGGCTGGCCATTGTACAGAAATTGATGTCCGCATTTTACCAGACCATATCATTGAAGTTCGGGATAATGGTCGCGGAATTCCCACAGGAATTCACCCGGATAAAGGTAAGTCTACCATTGAGGTGGTATTAACTATACTACACGCCGGTGGTAAGTTTGAAAACGATGCTTATAAAGTATCGGGTGGTTTGCATGGGGTAGGGGTTTCTGTGGTGAACGCTCTTTCTACTTATTTAGAAGTAGAAGTCCACCAAGATGGAAAACTCCATTACCAAAAATACCAAGCTGGTGTTCCTATTGAAGATGTAAAAATTATTGGTGATACAACTCACCGCGGAACAGTCGTTCGTTTTAAAGCGGACGACACAATTTTTACAACTGTTGATTTTTCTTTTGATACCCTTTCTGCAAGATTTAGAGAAATTGCTTTTTTAAACAAAGGGTTACTCATTCGTATCGAAGACCAACGAAAAGAAGAAGTTGCGAAACATGAATTTAAGTTTGATGGCGGAATTGTTTCCTTCGTTGAATACATCACGGATGCAAAACATCCTTTACATAAAGTTTTACACTTTGTGGGCGAAAAGGAAAATGTTTGGGCAGAAATTGCTCTTCAATACTGCGATACTTACAGCGAAAACATTTTTTGTTTTACCAATGCGATTAATAACAACCTAGGTGGAACTCACTTAGAAGGTTTTCGAACTGCTCTCACAAGAACTTTAAATGACCATTTAAAGAAAGACCAAATCCTTTTCAAAAAACAACCCAATGGTTTACAAGGGGATGATATCAAAGAAGGCCTTTGCGCTGTGATATCGATTAAAATTCCACAACCACAGTTCAACTCACAAACAAAAGAAAAGTTAGTGAACGCAGAAGTGAAGGGTCTGATGCAAACGATCACGGGTGAAGGGCTCAATCGTTTCTTTGAAGAAAATCCTGCTGTCATTAAAAAGATTTTAGAGAAATGTATTCTAGCATCCAAAGCAAGGGAAGCAGCGAGACGAGCACGAGATCTCACAAGACGTAAGACGGTTTTAGAAGGTGGTGGCCTTCCTGGAAAGTTAGCAGACTGTTCCGAAAAAGATCCTGAACATTGTGAACTGTATCTTGTCGAGGGGGACTCGGCTGGTGGATCTGCAAAACAAGGTAGGGATAGAAATACCCAAGCCATCCTTCCTCTGAAAGGTAAAATTCTAAACGTGGAAAAAGCTCGTTTGGATAAAATTTTGTCGAATGAAGAAATTCGAACCCTAATTACAGTTATGGGAACGGGAATCGGTGATGATGAGTTTAATATCGATAAACTTCGTTATAAAAAAATCATCATTATGACAGATGCGGACGTGGATGGATCTCATATTAGAACTCTACTACTTACCTTCTTCTTTCGGTATATGAAACCCATTATTGAAACAGGTTCTCTCTTTGTTGCACAACCTCCGTTGTATCTTTTGAAATTTGGTCGCGAAGCGGTTTATGTTTATTCCGATCGCGAAAAGGATGAAATCCTAAAAGCAAGATCCAATGACAAAGTAACGATCCAACGATACAAAGGACTCGGGGAGATGAACCCTGAACAACTTTGGGACACCACAATGGATCCAAAAGAACGAGTTATGTTACAAGTAAAGTTACAAGATTTTGTAGAAGCAGAAGATACATTCAATATCCTTATGGGTGATGAAGTATCTCCACGCCGTCGTTTCATTGAAGCGAATTCATACAAAGTTGCAAATTTAGATCTTTAA
- the gyrA gene encoding DNA gyrase subunit A, whose amino-acid sequence MTEQNGQENESNKTLALNLSGRPDVAGALKAGVRVIPVEIEDQMKEAYLDYAMSVIVGRALPDVRDGLKPVHRRVLHAMNERAWRSDRPYVKSAKIVGEVIGNYHPHGDSPVYETMVRMAQTFSMRETLIDGQGNFGSVDGDNAAAYRYTEARLTKLAEELLKDIEKNTVSFSPNFDDTRQQPDVLPANFPNILVNGSTGIAVGMATNIPPHNLKEAVNAVIALIQNPDITLPELMKIIPGPDFPTGGTIIGGEGLYQAYATGKGSIRIRSKVDIIENNKGREIIVVNEIPYQVNKKNLLEKIGDLVNEKIIEGISEILDLSDRKGIRVEIHVKKDANAQVILNQLFKLTQLQVSYGITMLAILDNRPKIFSLKEILKAYANHRNEVVIKRTEFDLDKAQKRAHILEGLRIALDNIDEVIRIIRASKDAREAQGSLMATFSLSEIQADAILEMRLQRLTSLEVQKIIEELEQVRLLIADLEDILAKPERVKSIICDELGKVAQSFGNTRATEISLESLESSTFNAEDLIADEEVVVQLSEDMFIKRLPMDTFRRQKRGGKGVQGISTKREDFVKKLSSAMTHDNLMLFSNKGRAFLMKVYELPIATKEARGKSLKAVINLNDDEIITSLFTFRNFDESYLLMVTREGFVKKIQLDEFTNTKKSGIIAIGLRDGDELIDVIANPNNFDVFIGSKNGLAIRMNLNELRSQGRTASGVTAMKLEDDDAIAGITKVEPGTNLFCVSENGFGKRTDFEEFSTKGRGGKGMTYLKIGEKNGRAVGIASVKEEDELLVITQSGMAIRVEVKTISMVGRSAMGVKVVNTKDDDFVKDFAVVRDSESESE is encoded by the coding sequence ATGACCGAACAAAACGGCCAAGAAAACGAATCAAACAAAACCTTAGCACTGAATCTTTCCGGTAGACCAGACGTTGCCGGTGCTCTCAAAGCAGGTGTAAGAGTCATTCCGGTAGAAATCGAAGACCAGATGAAGGAAGCTTACCTTGATTATGCGATGAGTGTAATCGTAGGACGTGCACTTCCCGATGTCAGAGATGGATTAAAACCAGTTCATAGACGTGTTCTCCATGCGATGAATGAAAGAGCATGGAGATCCGATCGTCCATATGTAAAATCAGCGAAAATTGTTGGGGAAGTGATTGGTAACTATCACCCGCATGGTGATTCCCCTGTTTACGAAACTATGGTTCGTATGGCCCAAACTTTCTCTATGCGAGAAACTTTGATTGATGGACAGGGAAACTTTGGATCTGTCGACGGTGACAATGCTGCGGCTTATCGTTATACAGAAGCTCGTCTTACAAAACTAGCCGAAGAACTTCTCAAAGACATTGAGAAAAATACAGTCAGTTTTTCACCAAACTTTGATGATACGAGACAGCAACCAGATGTTTTACCAGCTAATTTTCCAAATATTTTAGTCAATGGTTCCACAGGGATTGCCGTGGGTATGGCAACGAACATTCCACCGCATAACTTAAAAGAAGCGGTGAACGCGGTGATTGCACTCATTCAAAATCCTGATATCACGCTTCCAGAACTCATGAAGATCATTCCCGGACCGGATTTCCCTACTGGTGGAACGATCATTGGTGGAGAGGGACTTTACCAAGCCTACGCGACAGGAAAAGGTTCCATTCGCATTCGTTCCAAAGTGGATATCATCGAAAACAACAAAGGTCGTGAGATCATTGTTGTGAATGAAATTCCCTACCAAGTAAACAAAAAGAATTTACTCGAAAAAATTGGGGACTTGGTAAACGAAAAGATCATAGAGGGTATTTCTGAAATTTTAGATCTTTCAGATAGAAAAGGAATTCGAGTAGAGATTCACGTTAAAAAAGATGCGAACGCTCAGGTAATTCTAAACCAGTTGTTCAAACTGACACAACTACAAGTGAGTTATGGAATTACCATGCTTGCGATTTTAGACAACCGTCCTAAAATTTTCTCTCTTAAAGAAATTCTAAAAGCCTATGCTAATCACAGAAACGAAGTCGTAATCAAACGTACTGAATTCGATTTAGACAAAGCACAAAAAAGAGCTCATATCTTAGAAGGGCTTCGCATTGCTCTTGATAACATCGATGAAGTGATTCGTATCATCCGTGCTTCGAAAGATGCAAGAGAAGCCCAGGGCTCCCTCATGGCTACCTTTTCCCTTTCTGAAATCCAAGCGGATGCCATTTTGGAAATGCGTTTGCAACGTTTAACTTCCTTAGAAGTTCAAAAGATTATCGAAGAACTAGAACAAGTTAGACTTCTCATTGCTGACCTAGAAGACATTCTTGCCAAACCAGAACGAGTTAAATCGATCATCTGTGATGAACTTGGAAAGGTTGCCCAATCTTTTGGAAATACTCGCGCAACAGAAATCAGCCTTGAATCTTTAGAATCCTCAACATTCAACGCAGAAGATTTGATTGCTGATGAAGAAGTAGTCGTTCAGTTATCAGAAGATATGTTTATCAAACGCCTTCCTATGGATACGTTCCGTCGCCAAAAACGTGGCGGAAAAGGTGTTCAAGGGATCTCAACCAAAAGAGAAGACTTTGTTAAAAAACTAAGTAGTGCCATGACTCATGATAACTTGATGCTTTTCTCTAATAAAGGAAGAGCATTCCTAATGAAAGTTTATGAGTTACCAATTGCTACCAAAGAAGCACGTGGTAAATCACTCAAAGCAGTCATCAACTTAAATGATGATGAAATCATCACTTCCTTGTTTACATTCCGAAATTTCGACGAGTCCTATCTTCTCATGGTAACAAGAGAAGGTTTTGTGAAAAAAATCCAATTAGATGAATTCACAAATACTAAAAAATCGGGAATCATAGCCATTGGCCTTCGTGATGGAGATGAACTCATCGATGTGATTGCCAATCCAAACAACTTTGATGTGTTTATCGGAAGTAAAAATGGTCTCGCAATTCGAATGAATTTGAATGAACTTCGTTCGCAAGGAAGAACGGCTTCCGGTGTGACTGCCATGAAGTTGGAAGATGACGATGCCATTGCAGGGATTACAAAAGTAGAACCGGGAACTAATTTATTCTGCGTCTCCGAAAACGGATTTGGAAAACGAACTGATTTTGAAGAGTTCTCTACTAAAGGTCGTGGTGGCAAAGGGATGACCTACTTAAAGATTGGTGAAAAAAATGGACGGGCTGTTGGAATTGCTTCTGTAAAAGAAGAAGATGAACTTCTCGTCATCACACAATCCGGAATGGCGATTCGCGTAGAAGTGAAAACAATCTCAATGGTGGGTCGTTCTGCTATGGGTGTCAAAGTTGTGAATACCAAAGATGATGACTTTGTAAAAGACTTTGCCGTCGTTAGAGATTCAGAATCCGAGTCGGAATAA